In Meleagris gallopavo isolate NT-WF06-2002-E0010 breed Aviagen turkey brand Nicholas breeding stock chromosome 5, Turkey_5.1, whole genome shotgun sequence, a single window of DNA contains:
- the ALDH6A1 gene encoding methylmalonate-semialdehyde dehydrogenase [acylating], mitochondrial, whose protein sequence is MAHSLHQPTTKLFIDGKFVESKTTEWIDIHNPATNEVVARVPKATTSEMEAAVASCKKAFWNWSETSVLSRQQIFLRYQQLIKDNLKEISKLITFEQGKTLADAEGDVFRGLQVVEHACSVTSLILGETMPSITKDMDTCTYRLPLGVCAGIAPFNFPAMIPLWMFPMAMVCGNTFLMKPSERVPGALMFLAKLFQDAGAPDGTLNIIHGQHEAVNFICDHPDIRAISFVGSNQAGEYIYERGSRNGKRVQANMGAKNHGVVMPDANKENTLNQLVGAAFGAAGQRCMALSTAILVGEAQKWLPELVERAKNLRVNAGDQPGADLGPLISPQAKERVCHLIQKGVEEGASLLLDGRNIKVKGYENGNFVGPTILANVKPNMTCYKEEIFGPVLVVLEADTLDDAIEMVNNNPYGNGTAIFTTNGATARKYSHLVDVGQVGVNVPIPVPLPMFSFTGSRASFRGDANFYGKQGVQFYTQLKTIISQWKEEDATVTKPAVVMPTMGN, encoded by the exons ATGGCT CACAGTTTGCACCAA CCAACAACCAAACTGTTCATCGATGGGAAGTTTGTCGAGTCCAAAACCACAGAATGGATTGATATCCACAACCCA GCCACAAATGAAGTGGTTGCTCGTGTACCAAAAGCTACCACTAGTGAAATGGAGGCAGCTGTAGCTTCTTGCAAAAAGGCTTTTTGGAACTGGTCAGAAACATCTGTTTTGAGTCGCCAGCAAATCTTCCTGCGTTACCAACAGCTCATCAAAGACAATCTG aaagaaatttcaaaactCATCACCTTTGAGCAAGGGAAGACCCTGGCTGACGCTGAGGGAGATGTGTTCCGAGGCCTCC AGGTGGTTGAACATGCTTGCAGTGTGACGTCTCTCATACTGGGAGAGACCATGCCCTCCATCACTAAAGACATGGACACTTGCACCTACCGTCTGCCTTTGGGTGTGTGTGCTGGCATTGCACCGTTCAATTTCCCAGCGATGATTCCTCTTTGGATGTTTCCCATGGCTATGGTTTGTGGAAACACATTCTTGATGAAACCGTCTGAGCGTGTGCCAGGAGCGCTCATGTTCCTTGCCAAGCTGTTTCAGGATGCTGGTGCCCCAGATGGGACCCTGAATATCATCCATGGACAGCATGAAG CTGTGAACTTCATTTGTGACCATCCGGATATCAGAGCTATCAGCTTTGTGGGATCTAATCAGGCTGGCGAGTACATCTACGAAAGAGGATCCCGGAATGGCAAGAGAGTCCAGGCTAACATG gGAGCAAAGAACCATGGTGTGGTGATGCCAGATGCCAATAAAGAGAACACCTTGAACCAGCTGGTTGGAGCTGCCTTTGGAGCAGCTGGCCAACGCTGCATGGCCCTGTCTACAGCAATTTTAGTGGGAGAAGCACAGAAATGGTTGCCAGAGTTGGTGGAAAGAGCCAAAAATCTACGTGTAAATGCAG GAGACCAGCCTGGAGCAGACCTAGGGCCTCTAATCAGTCCCCAAGCCAAGGAAAGGGTTTGCCACCTGATTCAGAAAGGAGTAGAAGAAGGTGCCAGTCTTCTCCTGGATGGACGTAATATCAAAGTGAAGGGCTATGAAAATGGCAATTTTGTTGGACCAACGATCCTTGCCAATGTCAAG CCAAACATGACTTGTTATAAGGAGGAAATCTTTGGGCCTGTCTTAGTGGTTCTGGAAGCAGACACTTTGGATGATGCAATTGAGATGGTGAACAATAACCCCTATGGAAATGGAACCGCAATCTTCACCACCAATGGAGCCACAGCTCGGAAATATTCTCACTTAGTAGATGTGGGGCAG gTGGGTGTCAATGTTCCAATTCCAGTACCTCTGCCCATGTTCTCTTTCACCGGTTCTCGTGCTTCTTTCAGAGGAGATGCAAATTTCTATGGCAAACAG GGAGTGCAGTTCTACACACAGCTGAAAACTATCATTTCCCAATGGAAAGAGGAAGATGCCACTGTTACCAAGCCTGCTGTGGTTATGCCAACTATGGGGAACTAA